A window from Pseudobutyrivibrio ruminis HUN009 encodes these proteins:
- a CDS encoding ABC transporter ATP-binding protein — MNETFFDYNSVSIEFDGKVAVNSVSFSINKGEVLALVGESGSGKSTIVKSIIGILNSDGKITQGEAIFEGENLFAKKEKEYRNIRGKKIGMIFQDSLGSFCPIRTIGDQITEAVRAHEKISKQEVKTKAVELFHKLNFSEPEKLWKSYPFELSGGMNQRVGIAMAMLLNPPLLLADEPTSALDPKATDMVLEELNNMRKNLGTSIIIVTHDMSIVPRIADKILVLKDGMVMESGKAADVLSNPQNDYTKLLCDAVPVSGRKGWNLSLQ; from the coding sequence ATGAATGAAACTTTTTTTGATTACAATTCAGTAAGTATAGAATTTGATGGAAAAGTGGCAGTTAATAGCGTAAGCTTTTCTATTAATAAAGGGGAGGTACTTGCTTTAGTAGGTGAATCTGGCAGTGGTAAATCTACAATAGTAAAGTCCATAATTGGTATATTAAATTCCGATGGAAAAATAACACAAGGTGAAGCGATATTCGAAGGGGAAAATCTCTTTGCTAAAAAGGAAAAAGAGTATAGAAATATACGTGGCAAAAAAATCGGAATGATATTCCAGGATTCACTAGGCTCCTTTTGCCCAATAAGGACAATTGGAGATCAGATAACTGAAGCAGTGAGAGCCCATGAAAAAATAAGTAAACAAGAAGTAAAAACAAAGGCAGTAGAGCTATTCCATAAGCTGAACTTTAGTGAACCGGAAAAACTATGGAAAAGCTATCCTTTTGAGTTGTCAGGTGGAATGAATCAACGTGTGGGAATCGCTATGGCGATGCTGCTCAATCCACCATTACTTTTGGCAGATGAGCCAACAAGCGCATTGGACCCTAAGGCTACAGATATGGTTTTAGAGGAACTGAATAACATGCGCAAAAATCTTGGAACATCAATTATTATAGTTACCCACGATATGTCGATTGTGCCAAGAATAGCAGATAAGATATTAGTATTAAAAGATGGAATGGTAATGGAATCTGGTAAGGCCGCTGATGTTTTGAGTAATCCTCAAAATGATTATACTAAGCTTTTATGTGATGCAGTACCAGTTTCAGGGAGAAAAGGATGGAACCTTTCATTACAGTAG
- a CDS encoding ABC transporter ATP-binding protein has protein sequence MEPFITVENICKTFSRNDKQNTEVLKGISFQVNQGECLGIVGESGSGKSTLARIMLGLIPATDGKIIINGKEQKGIRLGSQMVFQNPNESFNPRKTIGYGVGEGLKNKGVPQDKIDEKIDYLFDMCGLQRELKNKYPHQISGGQCQRAAIARALAMNPDILICDEATSALDATVQKQVIELLQELRRKQNITIIFISHNMALVEMFCDRAILIENGTTKRTFGPT, from the coding sequence ATGGAACCTTTCATTACAGTAGAAAATATATGTAAGACATTTTCTAGAAATGATAAACAGAATACAGAGGTCTTGAAGGGCATTTCTTTTCAGGTGAACCAGGGCGAATGTCTAGGAATAGTTGGGGAATCTGGAAGTGGAAAAAGCACATTGGCACGAATTATGCTTGGGCTAATTCCGGCTACAGATGGAAAAATCATCATCAATGGAAAAGAACAAAAGGGAATTAGACTCGGTAGCCAGATGGTATTTCAAAACCCAAATGAATCCTTTAATCCACGTAAAACTATTGGTTATGGTGTAGGTGAAGGTTTAAAAAATAAGGGGGTACCACAGGACAAAATTGACGAAAAGATAGATTATCTTTTTGATATGTGTGGTCTACAAAGGGAGTTAAAAAATAAATACCCACACCAAATCAGTGGAGGCCAATGCCAGCGAGCTGCCATAGCAAGAGCATTAGCTATGAATCCAGATATACTTATCTGCGACGAGGCCACTAGCGCCTTGGATGCCACTGTACAAAAACAGGTAATCGAACTGTTACAGGAGCTAAGAAGAAAACAAAATATTACTATTATATTTATCAGCCACAACATGGCACTTGTAGAAATGTTTTGTGATCGAGCCATTCTGATTGAAAATGGCACAACAAAAAGAACTTTTGGTCCAACATAG
- a CDS encoding class I SAM-dependent methyltransferase, whose translation MEKLANDNKAYWINRAKGYSEVNKEELSGIQHDTWKEFLVSEISKCYPDRNPGSIRILDVGAGPGFISIILSEAGYQVTAFDFAETMLEEAKANAGELSKQISFVQGDALNLPFEKDSFDVVFSRNLTWNLPDPARAYSQWLSVLKPGGLMLVFDANWYSYLVDEDKLQQYKTDRDNVKNSCLEDYNIGDNFEQMERIALSLPLTDKIRPKWDLDFLNSIDAGQVSVIEDIGSRLYSEKERINYNSTPLFMVRTVKGLF comes from the coding sequence ATGGAAAAGTTAGCAAATGATAATAAAGCCTATTGGATTAACAGGGCCAAGGGCTATTCAGAAGTTAATAAAGAAGAATTATCTGGGATTCAGCACGACACATGGAAAGAGTTTTTGGTGTCAGAGATATCTAAGTGTTACCCTGACAGGAACCCTGGCTCAATAAGAATTTTGGATGTTGGTGCAGGTCCTGGTTTTATATCTATCATTTTATCAGAGGCAGGCTACCAGGTTACTGCCTTCGATTTTGCAGAGACTATGCTGGAAGAAGCAAAGGCTAATGCAGGTGAACTATCAAAACAAATCAGTTTTGTTCAGGGAGACGCATTAAACCTTCCATTTGAAAAAGATTCTTTTGATGTGGTATTTTCACGAAATCTTACTTGGAATCTTCCAGACCCAGCAAGAGCATATTCTCAGTGGCTCTCTGTTTTGAAGCCAGGCGGACTGATGCTAGTGTTTGACGCAAATTGGTATTCATATTTAGTAGATGAAGATAAGCTTCAGCAGTATAAAACAGATCGAGACAATGTAAAAAACAGTTGTCTTGAAGACTACAACATTGGCGATAATTTTGAGCAGATGGAACGCATCGCTCTGTCATTGCCACTTACAGATAAAATTCGTCCTAAGTGGGATTTGGATTTTTTAAATAGCATTGATGCAGGACAGGTGTCTGTTATCGAAGACATTGGAAGCAGATTATATTCCGAAAAAGAAAGGATAAATTATAATTCTACCCCACTATTTATGGTTAGAACGGTAAAAGGGTTATTTTAA
- a CDS encoding class I SAM-dependent methyltransferase yields MGELHYIAFEEEADNIKEKVESYWTKRADGFFDLRHDEIESNKADRWLKEIEKYLPTGRSLKILDVGCGAGFFEIILGKLGHDVTGIDLTEEMVAKANEMIRIYDMDSSRVKAIVGDAENLDFGDEEFDVVISRNLTWTLPHPIDAYAQWHRVLKKGGVLLNFDAEYAKGAHNLKSPENLAHKDIPDSLKEECHDIYHMLTISMLDRPHWDEHVLSDMGFSSIEVDDDFGNRIFVEHDEFYIPDKMFSIKAVKA; encoded by the coding sequence ATGGGTGAGTTACACTATATTGCCTTTGAGGAAGAGGCAGATAATATAAAAGAAAAAGTAGAAAGTTACTGGACTAAAAGAGCAGATGGCTTTTTCGATTTAAGACATGATGAAATAGAAAGCAATAAAGCTGATAGATGGCTTAAGGAAATAGAAAAGTATTTACCAACTGGAAGAAGTCTTAAAATTCTTGATGTTGGATGCGGTGCAGGTTTTTTTGAAATCATTTTAGGAAAGCTTGGACACGATGTTACAGGAATAGATTTAACTGAAGAAATGGTTGCTAAAGCCAATGAAATGATTCGTATATACGATATGGATTCTTCTAGGGTAAAAGCAATAGTTGGAGATGCAGAGAATCTTGATTTTGGAGATGAAGAATTTGATGTGGTAATCAGCAGAAATCTTACATGGACACTGCCACATCCTATTGATGCATACGCTCAGTGGCACAGAGTTCTTAAAAAGGGGGGAGTACTGCTTAATTTTGATGCAGAATATGCTAAGGGAGCTCATAACCTTAAAAGCCCAGAAAATCTTGCTCACAAGGATATACCTGACAGCCTTAAAGAAGAATGCCACGATATTTATCACATGCTTACAATAAGTATGCTGGATAGACCACATTGGGATGAACATGTTTTATCTGATATGGGATTTTCATCAATTGAGGTTGATGATGATTTTGGAAATAGAATATTTGTAGAGCATGACGAGTTTTATATACCAGACAAAATGTTTAGTATCAAAGCTGTTAAAGCATAA
- a CDS encoding LysR family transcriptional regulator: protein MEIKQLKYFVVAADVGSFSEAAKVLYTTQSSVSKVISALEKELGYNLFQRESKGIALTYEGVKFHNKASVLVSDFEALETTSVENNNIVKISINHSSWLANCFSDFYELNKDDDICYSIHTDTTHNIINRMRIMEDEVGFVYVFPDTRLQFEYEIKKYQLKFERLKSVDGMIYFQPDDVQQNRDYSSKIIHDLKYIQSEQDDYIRQESFQTEDGEPVNIKNDIAVITNSDYVMHALLKNNSLANLSADSFNSYDLGIRPGIRLKNTRGSIDFGILTNESGRQSKQARAFVDYIKKQLL from the coding sequence ATGGAAATAAAGCAATTAAAATACTTTGTTGTAGCTGCAGATGTAGGGTCTTTTAGTGAAGCCGCAAAGGTTTTATATACAACTCAATCTAGTGTTAGCAAGGTAATCTCTGCTCTCGAAAAGGAATTAGGCTACAACCTTTTTCAAAGAGAGAGCAAAGGTATTGCTTTAACATACGAAGGAGTAAAGTTTCACAATAAGGCTAGCGTTCTTGTTTCTGATTTTGAAGCACTAGAAACAACTAGTGTGGAGAACAATAACATCGTAAAAATTAGTATTAACCATAGTTCATGGTTGGCAAACTGTTTCTCAGATTTTTATGAATTAAATAAAGATGATGATATTTGCTACAGCATTCATACAGACACAACTCATAACATTATAAATCGTATGAGAATAATGGAGGATGAGGTTGGATTTGTATACGTATTTCCAGATACAAGGTTGCAGTTTGAATATGAAATAAAAAAATATCAGCTTAAATTTGAAAGGCTAAAATCAGTGGATGGAATGATATATTTTCAGCCAGATGATGTTCAGCAGAATAGAGATTATTCGAGCAAGATCATACATGATTTAAAGTATATTCAGTCTGAGCAGGATGATTATATCAGACAGGAGTCATTCCAAACGGAGGATGGTGAGCCTGTAAATATTAAAAACGATATTGCTGTAATTACAAATAGTGATTATGTTATGCATGCATTATTGAAAAATAATTCATTAGCAAATCTTAGTGCAGATAGTTTTAATAGTTATGATTTAGGAATTAGACCAGGAATTCGACTCAAAAATACAAGAGGTAGTATCGACTTTGGAATTCTCACAAATGAGAGCGGAAGACAGAGCAAGCAAGCAAGGGCATTTGTGGATTATATTAAGAAACAACTACTTTAA
- the hypB gene encoding hydrogenase nickel incorporation protein HypB encodes MGEVKVIEIGESVFAENEAAADAIRNQMKEQGTFFLNVMSGPGSGKTTTLSALINRMKDKYKIGEMDVDIETSIDAQRVADATGVQSIQIHNMGLCHIDADMTSRALMEYDTTDLDLLILENIGNLVCPAEFDVGANKNLMLLSVPEGDDKPLKYPLMFEISDVVLINKIDTLEYFDFSKEKVTERILKLNPNAKIFFVSGKTGEGLDEVVAWLEDEIAAVK; translated from the coding sequence ATGGGTGAAGTTAAAGTAATTGAAATCGGTGAAAGCGTATTTGCGGAAAACGAAGCAGCAGCTGATGCAATTAGAAATCAAATGAAAGAGCAGGGCACATTCTTTTTAAATGTAATGTCTGGTCCTGGATCAGGAAAGACAACTACACTTTCTGCTCTTATTAATAGAATGAAAGATAAATACAAAATCGGAGAGATGGACGTTGATATCGAAACAAGCATTGATGCTCAGCGTGTAGCTGATGCTACTGGCGTTCAGTCTATCCAGATTCACAATATGGGACTTTGTCACATCGATGCTGACATGACAAGCCGTGCATTGATGGAATACGACACAACTGATTTAGATTTATTGATTTTGGAAAACATTGGTAATCTTGTTTGCCCAGCAGAGTTTGATGTTGGTGCCAATAAAAATCTTATGTTGCTTTCAGTTCCAGAAGGAGATGATAAGCCTCTTAAGTATCCTCTTATGTTTGAGATTAGTGATGTAGTATTAATCAATAAGATTGATACACTTGAGTACTTTGATTTTAGTAAGGAAAAGGTTACAGAAAGAATTTTGAAGCTCAATCCAAATGCAAAGATTTTCTTTGTAAGTGGAAAGACTGGCGAAGGACTTGATGAAGTTGTTGCTTGGTTAGAGGATGAAATTGCTGCAGTAAAATAG
- the ade gene encoding adenine deaminase, which produces MNYQQKNMTRSEYEEFLKVSAGEMPADLVLRNGVYLDVFTNQFKKGDIAISKGSFAGIGKYEGKVTIDMTGKTIVPGFIDGHIHIESTTVVPEIFAKEAILHGTTAILTDPHEIANVMGTDGIKYMLEATENLPMDIFFMIPSCVPSCEYDESGAQIFAQDMKPFLSNKRVYGIAELMDVNGVVNRRFDVVDKTYLAIMEDKLIDGHAPLVTGQQLMAYVAAGVLSDHECSNIDEAMEKLGTGLWIMIREGTAAQNLEALIDLCKEPYASRCMFCTDDRHINDIMDYGHIDNIIRKAISLGVDPVIAYKMASCSAGVYFGLRDRGAISPGFLADFVVLNDVKTVDIDRVFKAGVEMTSEYLAAHCKSNISSELIEKSHNTFNLPVITKELLLNKEALPVLGLVEGQLITTNEGKSEAIDVSKDILKAVVVERHNGTGHIGMGFIKGYGLKRGAIATSVAHDAHNIIAIGVAEEDISTAINELKKIGGGIVVYDGEKVLKTYPLTVAGLMSEVSAADAKTKLDEIHEAAYKLGVNKNIDPFMTLSFTALPVIPELRITTYGVVNVNDWKIV; this is translated from the coding sequence TTGAATTATCAGCAGAAGAATATGACAAGAAGCGAGTACGAAGAATTTTTGAAAGTTTCAGCTGGCGAAATGCCAGCTGATTTAGTACTGCGCAATGGAGTATATCTTGACGTATTCACAAATCAATTCAAAAAAGGTGACATCGCAATTAGCAAAGGCAGCTTTGCGGGAATAGGTAAATACGAAGGTAAAGTGACCATCGATATGACAGGCAAGACAATTGTGCCTGGATTTATCGATGGTCATATTCATATAGAAAGCACTACGGTTGTTCCGGAAATTTTTGCAAAAGAGGCAATTCTTCATGGAACCACAGCAATACTGACGGATCCTCATGAGATTGCAAACGTAATGGGAACCGATGGAATAAAGTATATGCTGGAAGCTACGGAAAATCTTCCTATGGATATATTTTTTATGATTCCATCCTGCGTACCATCCTGTGAGTATGACGAAAGTGGCGCCCAGATATTTGCCCAGGATATGAAGCCGTTCCTATCAAACAAAAGGGTATATGGAATTGCCGAGCTGATGGATGTAAATGGTGTTGTTAATCGCAGATTCGACGTGGTTGACAAGACTTATCTTGCCATTATGGAGGATAAGCTGATAGATGGACATGCTCCGTTGGTAACAGGACAGCAATTGATGGCTTATGTTGCAGCAGGAGTTCTTTCAGACCATGAATGCTCAAATATAGATGAGGCAATGGAAAAGCTAGGTACTGGTCTTTGGATAATGATAAGAGAAGGTACAGCTGCGCAAAATCTAGAGGCTCTAATTGATTTGTGTAAAGAACCATATGCATCCAGATGCATGTTCTGCACTGATGATAGGCACATCAATGACATAATGGATTATGGCCACATCGATAATATAATCAGAAAAGCAATCAGTTTGGGAGTTGACCCAGTAATTGCTTACAAAATGGCTTCATGCTCTGCCGGAGTATACTTTGGACTGCGAGATAGAGGTGCTATCTCACCTGGATTTCTCGCAGATTTTGTGGTGTTAAATGATGTAAAAACGGTGGATATTGATAGGGTATTTAAAGCAGGGGTGGAAATGACCTCTGAATATTTAGCGGCACATTGCAAAAGCAATATATCTTCTGAACTTATAGAAAAGTCTCATAACACCTTTAACCTACCAGTGATAACAAAAGAACTGTTGCTAAACAAAGAAGCTTTGCCAGTTCTTGGTTTGGTAGAAGGTCAGCTGATAACTACAAATGAGGGTAAATCCGAGGCAATAGATGTATCAAAGGATATTCTAAAGGCTGTTGTTGTGGAAAGACATAATGGCACAGGCCATATAGGAATGGGATTTATAAAAGGATACGGCCTGAAAAGAGGGGCAATCGCAACCTCTGTTGCACACGACGCACACAACATCATCGCTATAGGAGTGGCGGAGGAAGATATATCTACGGCCATCAATGAGCTAAAGAAAATCGGCGGTGGAATTGTGGTGTACGATGGCGAAAAGGTGCTTAAGACTTATCCTCTTACTGTTGCCGGATTGATGAGCGAGGTAAGTGCTGCTGATGCAAAAACAAAGCTGGATGAGATTCATGAGGCTGCCTATAAGTTAGGCGTAAACAAAAATATTGATCCATTTATGACATTAAGCTTTACAGCATTACCTGTAATACCGGAATTGAGAATTACCACTTATGGTGTGGTTAATGTTAATGATTGGAAAATAGTTTAA
- a CDS encoding VanZ family protein, whose amino-acid sequence MDKKRIFITVVIALWIMLIWGHSMQPATVSELESGRVLYYLGKIFPALLASEGGMVIVRKAAHITEFLILGILLTVAFANKIYGRFNRFTTPALTGLFIAFIDETIQLFVVGRSGEVRDLWFDFGGVVLGTLIALAFSSGKRTRRKY is encoded by the coding sequence ATGGATAAGAAAAGAATTTTTATAACAGTAGTAATTGCTCTCTGGATTATGCTGATTTGGGGACACAGCATGCAGCCAGCCACAGTATCGGAGCTAGAAAGTGGACGCGTATTATATTATCTAGGTAAAATATTCCCAGCTTTACTTGCAAGCGAAGGTGGAATGGTTATTGTTAGAAAAGCTGCTCATATTACAGAGTTTCTTATTTTAGGAATTCTACTTACAGTAGCTTTTGCAAACAAAATATATGGAAGGTTTAACAGATTCACAACTCCAGCCCTTACAGGTCTTTTTATAGCATTCATTGATGAGACAATACAGCTTTTTGTTGTAGGACGCTCAGGGGAAGTAAGAGACCTTTGGTTTGATTTTGGTGGAGTCGTACTTGGAACGCTTATTGCACTTGCTTTTTCAAGCGGAAAGCGAACCCGTAGAAAATATTAA
- the arcC gene encoding carbamate kinase produces the protein MGKKKIVIALGHDALGTTVLEQWNATKRTAVAVAEFIKQDYQVVVTHSNGPQVSMIHTAMSEFYQNHPDYTSTPMSVCSAMSQGYIGYDLQQAIRSELVGCGIYKPVSTILTQVTVDPYDEAFYRPTKIIGRVMTEEQAEAEEAKGNHTVKVEGGYRRIVAAPKPIEIVEIDAIKALCEADQVVIAAGGGGIPVLTQDNSLKGASAVVEKDTAAGLLAAELEADMLVILTSVTKVCKNFGKPNEEPLDYISIAEAKKMLEDGEFGETDMAPKIQAAIDYIGDSAIRKVLITKLSDAGNAVGGQTGTMIGK, from the coding sequence ATGGGAAAAAAGAAGATAGTTATCGCACTGGGACACGACGCATTAGGTACAACTGTACTTGAGCAATGGAATGCAACAAAGCGTACCGCAGTTGCAGTAGCAGAGTTTATCAAGCAGGATTATCAGGTTGTCGTTACTCACAGCAACGGGCCACAGGTTAGTATGATTCACACTGCAATGTCTGAGTTCTACCAGAACCATCCTGATTATACATCTACACCAATGTCAGTTTGTTCAGCAATGAGCCAGGGATATATCGGTTACGATTTGCAGCAGGCTATCCGTTCAGAGCTTGTGGGATGTGGTATTTACAAGCCAGTTTCAACTATCCTTACACAGGTTACAGTTGATCCATATGATGAAGCCTTCTATAGGCCAACAAAGATTATTGGCAGAGTTATGACGGAGGAGCAGGCAGAAGCCGAGGAAGCAAAAGGAAATCACACAGTTAAGGTTGAAGGCGGCTACAGAAGAATTGTTGCTGCTCCAAAGCCAATCGAGATCGTTGAAATTGATGCTATCAAAGCTTTGTGCGAAGCAGACCAGGTTGTTATTGCAGCAGGTGGCGGCGGTATTCCTGTTCTCACTCAGGACAACAGCCTAAAGGGTGCATCAGCAGTTGTTGAAAAGGATACAGCTGCAGGTCTTCTTGCTGCAGAGCTTGAAGCAGACATGCTGGTTATTCTTACTAGTGTTACAAAGGTATGCAAAAACTTTGGCAAGCCAAACGAGGAGCCTCTCGACTATATCTCAATTGCAGAAGCAAAAAAGATGCTTGAGGATGGAGAGTTTGGTGAGACAGATATGGCACCAAAGATTCAGGCAGCTATTGATTATATT